The Chryseobacterium sp. 52 genome includes a region encoding these proteins:
- the rfbB gene encoding dTDP-glucose 4,6-dehydratase, which yields MKNIIITGGAGFIGSHVVREFVKNNPDTMIINLDALTYAGNLENLKDIENEPNYVFEKADITKPEELRKVFEKYNPDAIVHLAAESHVDRSITDPMAFINTNVNGTANLLNLCKEFWTMNPDHTHGRFPDEKRTNLFYHVSTDEVYGSLGETGFFLETTAYDPQSPYSASKAASDHLVRAYGNTYGMPFIVSNCSNNYGPNHFPEKLIPLCISNIINEKPLPIYGDGKYTRDWLYVIDHARAIHQIFNEAKTGETYNIGGFNEWQNIDLVRELIKQMDAKLEKPEGYSEKLITFVKDRPGHDKRYAIDADKLNKNLGWKPSVTFEEGLGKTIDWYLENKEWLENVTSGDYQKYYEKQYS from the coding sequence ATGAAAAATATAATTATTACCGGAGGAGCCGGATTCATAGGTTCTCATGTTGTAAGAGAATTCGTAAAAAACAATCCGGACACCATGATTATTAATCTTGATGCCCTTACGTACGCCGGAAATTTGGAAAACCTGAAGGACATTGAAAATGAGCCTAATTATGTTTTCGAAAAAGCCGACATTACAAAACCGGAAGAATTAAGAAAGGTATTTGAAAAATATAATCCTGACGCAATAGTACATCTGGCCGCTGAAAGCCACGTTGACCGAAGTATTACCGATCCTATGGCGTTTATCAACACCAATGTCAACGGAACAGCTAATCTTCTTAATTTATGCAAGGAATTCTGGACTATGAATCCTGATCATACACACGGCAGATTTCCGGACGAAAAAAGAACCAATCTATTTTACCACGTTTCTACAGACGAAGTATACGGAAGTCTTGGCGAAACGGGTTTCTTTCTGGAAACTACAGCTTATGATCCGCAATCTCCCTATTCTGCATCAAAAGCAGCTTCTGACCATTTAGTAAGAGCTTATGGAAATACGTACGGAATGCCATTCATCGTATCCAACTGTTCAAACAACTATGGTCCGAATCACTTCCCTGAAAAACTGATTCCTCTCTGTATTTCAAATATCATCAATGAAAAACCATTGCCTATTTACGGTGACGGAAAATATACCAGAGACTGGCTGTATGTTATAGACCATGCCAGAGCAATCCATCAGATTTTCAATGAAGCAAAAACCGGAGAAACATACAATATCGGAGGATTCAACGAATGGCAGAATATTGATCTTGTCAGAGAGCTTATTAAACAAATGGATGCGAAGCTGGAAAAACCGGAAGGCTATTCTGAAAAACTGATTACGTTTGTAAAAGACAGACCGGGACACGACAAGCGCTATGCTATCGATGCAGATAAACTGAATAAAAACTTAGGCTGGAAGCCGTCTGTAACTTTTGAGGAAGGTTTAGGAAAAACGATTGACTGGTATCTGGAAAATAAAGAATGGTTGGAAAACGTAACCAGCGGAGATTATCAGAAGTATTACGAAAAACAATATTCATAA
- the rfbA gene encoding glucose-1-phosphate thymidylyltransferase RfbA, whose translation MKGIILAGGSGTRLYPLTIAVSKQLMPVYDKPMIYYPLSTLLLAGIKDILIITTPHDQPGFVKLLGDGSQIGCNIEYVVQPSPDGLAQAFILGDTFIGDDPVALVLGDNIFYGSEMGTLLKNKTNPDGGVVFAYHVSDPERYGVVEFDDDFKAVSIEEKPLKPKSNYAVPGLYFYDNEVVEISKNIQPSARGELEITDVNNVYLSKGKLEVGVLDRGTAWLDTGTFDSLNDASEFVSVIEKRQGFKIGCIEEIAFRNKFINEEKLLETAEKYGKSGYGEYLKQLVRK comes from the coding sequence ATGAAAGGAATTATATTGGCCGGAGGATCCGGAACAAGACTTTACCCTCTTACAATCGCCGTAAGCAAGCAGCTGATGCCTGTTTACGATAAACCTATGATCTATTACCCTCTTTCAACACTTCTGTTGGCAGGGATCAAAGATATTCTGATCATCACCACTCCTCATGACCAACCTGGGTTTGTCAAACTTTTAGGCGACGGATCTCAAATTGGGTGCAACATAGAATATGTAGTACAGCCAAGTCCGGACGGTCTGGCACAGGCTTTTATTCTAGGCGACACCTTTATTGGTGACGATCCTGTAGCATTAGTCTTAGGAGACAATATCTTCTACGGCTCCGAAATGGGCACATTGCTGAAAAATAAAACCAATCCTGACGGCGGAGTTGTTTTCGCCTACCACGTTTCTGACCCTGAGAGATATGGTGTTGTAGAATTTGATGACGACTTTAAAGCGGTTTCCATTGAGGAAAAACCTTTAAAGCCAAAATCAAACTATGCCGTTCCAGGTCTTTATTTCTACGATAATGAAGTAGTGGAAATCTCAAAAAACATTCAGCCTTCTGCAAGAGGGGAACTTGAGATCACTGATGTCAACAATGTTTATTTAAGCAAAGGAAAACTTGAAGTAGGTGTTTTGGACAGAGGTACTGCCTGGCTTGATACCGGGACTTTTGATTCCCTGAATGATGCCTCTGAATTTGTAAGTGTCATTGAAAAAAGACAGGGCTTTAAGATTGGATGTATAGAAGAAATTGCATTCAGAAATAAATTCATCAACGAAGAAAAGCTGCTTGAAACTGCTGAAAAATATGGAAAAAGCGGTTATGGTGAATACCTGAAGCAACTTGTTAGAAAATAA
- a CDS encoding sugar 3,4-ketoisomerase has product MEYNKPQIITFDKIGSSQLGYITIAETQKNVPFEIQRVYWTYYTPHDVTRGGHAHKELQQMIFAVSGTINFNTEDKDGNKETFTLDHPTKGLYIPKLVWRDIQFSHNAVLLCLASEIYDEEDYFRDYESFKETVLKK; this is encoded by the coding sequence ATGGAATACAATAAACCACAAATCATTACATTCGATAAAATAGGATCATCACAGCTGGGCTATATTACTATAGCAGAAACCCAGAAAAATGTTCCTTTTGAAATACAGCGTGTCTACTGGACGTATTACACTCCTCATGATGTCACCAGAGGCGGACATGCTCATAAAGAACTGCAGCAGATGATATTTGCTGTTTCCGGAACCATTAATTTTAATACGGAGGATAAGGACGGCAATAAAGAAACTTTTACCTTAGATCATCCTACAAAAGGCTTGTATATTCCTAAACTGGTATGGAGAGATATTCAGTTTTCTCATAATGCTGTACTTCTGTGTCTGGCTTCAGAAATCTATGATGAGGAAGACTATTTCAGAGATTATGAAAGTTTTAAAGAGACCGTGCTTAAAAAATAA
- a CDS encoding GNAT family N-acetyltransferase encodes MTIEYKGIKLRLVETDDASFIVSIRNNERKSRFISKTSPDVDAQKQWILAYKEREQQKKEFYFIAFDENNEEYATYRVYKIDSGLPEIGSWVSKPDYSNIKNSIKVDMAVKDFVLNELKFDTLQFEVRKQNTSVNSYHKLFQPELIRSDDENNYYLLKKDTFNMVLPTILKKFKI; translated from the coding sequence ATGACAATTGAATATAAAGGAATTAAGCTAAGACTTGTTGAAACGGATGATGCTTCATTTATAGTATCCATCAGGAATAATGAACGAAAGTCCAGGTTTATTTCAAAAACTTCCCCGGATGTAGACGCACAGAAACAATGGATCTTGGCTTATAAAGAACGTGAGCAGCAGAAAAAAGAATTTTATTTTATCGCATTTGATGAAAATAATGAAGAGTATGCGACTTACAGAGTTTATAAAATAGATTCCGGACTTCCGGAAATAGGAAGCTGGGTGTCCAAACCAGATTATTCAAACATCAAAAATTCAATAAAAGTTGACATGGCTGTGAAAGATTTTGTTCTGAACGAATTAAAATTTGACACGCTACAGTTTGAAGTCAGAAAACAGAATACTTCAGTCAACAGCTATCATAAACTTTTTCAGCCGGAGCTGATCAGAAGCGACGATGAAAACAATTATTACCTATTAAAAAAAGACACTTTTAATATGGTCCTTCCAACTATTCTCAAAAAATTTAAAATATAA
- a CDS encoding acyl carrier protein yields MSINEFIKNFQSQLENTDTVIEPETVYNKESYWDSLTAMVIKVMIEDEYGVDIEPEQITSFKDINELYSFIAEKKQ; encoded by the coding sequence ATGTCAATAAATGAATTTATCAAAAATTTTCAGTCTCAACTGGAAAATACAGATACAGTAATAGAACCTGAGACCGTCTATAATAAAGAAAGCTATTGGGATTCACTTACCGCAATGGTCATAAAAGTAATGATAGAAGATGAATATGGGGTTGATATTGAGCCGGAGCAGATTACTTCATTCAAAGATATAAACGAACTTTATTCTTTTATTGCTGAGAAAAAACAGTAA
- a CDS encoding 3-oxoacyl-ACP synthase III family protein: MAFIQHISTYIPEKVISNEEISAKFPDWDSDKILEKIGIRNRNITGDDEFTSDIAVKALNKLIDEYQLDKSSIDYLIVCTQSPDYFLPATACIVQAQAGLNTSCGAIDINQGCSGYIYGLSLANALIDSKMMKNVVLITAETYSKHIHEDDKGNISLFGDAATATLISDNGDYEILKFSVGTDGEGAKNLIVKNGAVRNKKTDDSEDKDNYLHMNGPKIFDFTSKAIPGLVQENLKLNGFEKSDIDTFIFHQANTFMLEFLRKRINIPQENFVIDMLDYGNTVSSTIPIAFKNSLTTRELKNIMLVGFGVGYSWGAVCLRKNN, translated from the coding sequence ATGGCTTTTATACAACATATTTCAACATATATTCCTGAAAAGGTCATTTCCAATGAGGAGATTTCAGCTAAGTTTCCAGACTGGGACAGTGACAAAATTCTTGAAAAAATAGGAATCCGAAATAGAAATATTACCGGAGACGATGAGTTTACTTCAGACATTGCTGTTAAAGCCCTCAATAAACTTATTGATGAATACCAGCTCGATAAATCTTCAATAGATTATCTGATCGTTTGTACCCAGAGTCCTGATTATTTCCTTCCTGCAACAGCCTGTATTGTTCAGGCTCAGGCTGGCCTGAATACCAGTTGCGGAGCTATAGATATCAATCAGGGATGCTCGGGATATATCTACGGATTATCTCTGGCTAACGCTCTTATTGATTCTAAAATGATGAAGAATGTTGTTCTGATCACGGCAGAAACCTATTCAAAACACATTCATGAAGACGACAAAGGAAATATCAGCCTTTTTGGAGATGCAGCAACGGCAACGTTAATCTCTGACAATGGCGATTATGAAATTCTAAAGTTTTCTGTAGGAACAGACGGGGAAGGTGCCAAAAACTTAATCGTTAAAAATGGTGCCGTAAGAAACAAAAAAACAGACGACTCAGAAGATAAGGACAATTACCTCCACATGAACGGACCGAAAATTTTTGATTTCACATCAAAAGCAATCCCAGGTCTGGTACAGGAAAATTTAAAGCTTAACGGATTTGAAAAAAGTGACATCGATACTTTTATCTTCCATCAGGCTAATACATTCATGCTCGAATTTTTAAGAAAAAGAATTAATATTCCGCAGGAAAACTTTGTCATAGATATGTTGGATTATGGTAATACCGTATCATCCACCATTCCGATTGCTTTTAAAAATTCACTAACGACAAGAGAGTTGAAAAACATCATGCTGGTAGGTTTCGGCGTGGGCTATTCATGGGGAGCAGTTTGTTTAAGAAAAAATAATTGA
- a CDS encoding DegT/DnrJ/EryC1/StrS family aminotransferase codes for MIKFLDLQKVNLQYQEEIENKLLSVFRSGWYLQGSELKNFETNLASYIGSEYALGVANGLDALRLIFRAYIELGFMKPGDEVLVPANTYIASVLALSDNGLVPVFVEPDAHTYNIDIAKIEEKISPKTKAILIVHLQGRIVFSEELKNIAQKHHLKIVEDNAQAIGAEWNGIKSGNLGDAAGFSFYPGKNLGALGDAGAVTTNDKELFEAIRAIANYGSNQKYVNIYKGLNSRLDEIQAAVLDVKLKYIGHENGTRREIAKRFISEINNPKIILPENPADENEHVWHVFVVRTEKRDELQAYLTEKGIHTIIHYPIPPHKQEAYKEYSNLSFPITEKMHEEVLSLPISSVLEEEEIQTIIKAVNEF; via the coding sequence ATGATAAAATTTCTTGATCTTCAAAAGGTCAATTTACAGTATCAGGAAGAAATTGAAAACAAACTTTTAAGTGTTTTCCGAAGCGGTTGGTATTTACAGGGCAGTGAGCTTAAAAACTTTGAAACCAATCTCGCATCATATATCGGTTCAGAATACGCCTTGGGTGTAGCGAACGGTCTTGATGCCCTGCGTTTGATTTTCCGTGCTTATATTGAATTGGGATTCATGAAACCCGGTGACGAAGTTCTTGTCCCGGCCAATACCTATATTGCTTCAGTGCTGGCTTTGTCTGATAATGGACTGGTTCCGGTATTTGTAGAGCCTGATGCCCATACTTATAATATTGACATTGCAAAAATTGAAGAAAAAATAAGTCCAAAAACAAAAGCCATCCTGATTGTTCACCTTCAGGGAAGAATTGTTTTTTCTGAAGAGCTTAAAAACATTGCACAAAAGCATCATTTAAAGATTGTAGAAGACAATGCACAGGCTATTGGCGCAGAATGGAACGGTATCAAATCCGGGAACCTTGGGGACGCAGCCGGTTTCAGCTTCTATCCCGGCAAAAATCTGGGTGCCTTAGGGGACGCCGGAGCAGTAACTACAAACGACAAAGAATTGTTTGAAGCCATTCGTGCTATTGCTAACTATGGATCAAACCAGAAATATGTAAATATTTATAAAGGATTAAATTCCAGACTGGACGAAATTCAGGCTGCGGTATTAGACGTAAAGTTGAAATACATTGGTCATGAAAACGGAACCAGAAGAGAAATCGCCAAAAGATTTATCTCTGAGATCAATAATCCCAAAATCATCCTTCCTGAAAATCCGGCGGATGAAAATGAACATGTATGGCATGTTTTTGTAGTAAGAACGGAAAAAAGAGATGAACTTCAGGCTTATTTAACGGAAAAAGGCATCCATACCATTATCCACTATCCTATCCCGCCCCATAAGCAGGAGGCCTACAAAGAATACAGTAATCTTTCATTCCCTATTACCGAAAAAATGCATGAAGAAGTACTGAGCCTTCCTATATCTTCTGTTTTAGAAGAAGAAGAGATTCAGACTATCATTAAAGCAGTTAACGAGTTTTAG
- a CDS encoding ABC transporter permease, giving the protein MNEPQQKWTETIDAEHSLFDLRLKEVWRYKDLIYMFVKRDFISSFKQTILGPVWFFINPILTTIVYLIVFGRIAKLPTDGAPPMLFYLAGVTLWNYFSGSLTGTSYTFVGNASIFGKVYFPRLVTPISIVLSNLMRLGVQILLFVIVWAYYLSKGEIHPNIWVLATPLLVILMVVFALGAGMIFSSLTTKYKDLGMLLGFGISLYMYATPVIYPVSSLVGPFRKLAYYNPLTGIFECFKYGWLGVGDFSPLMLGVSAVIIFVLFAIGLVIFNKVEKTFMDTV; this is encoded by the coding sequence ATGAATGAACCACAACAGAAGTGGACAGAAACGATTGATGCCGAACATTCTTTATTTGATTTACGACTTAAAGAAGTATGGAGATACAAGGATTTGATATACATGTTTGTAAAAAGAGACTTTATTTCAAGTTTTAAACAAACTATTTTAGGACCTGTCTGGTTTTTTATCAATCCTATTTTAACAACAATTGTATACCTGATTGTATTTGGCAGAATAGCCAAACTTCCAACAGACGGTGCACCACCTATGCTGTTTTACCTTGCAGGAGTTACCCTCTGGAATTATTTTTCAGGCTCACTTACAGGAACATCTTATACGTTTGTAGGCAATGCCAGTATATTTGGAAAGGTCTATTTCCCAAGACTTGTAACACCCATCTCTATTGTTTTATCAAATTTAATGCGCCTTGGTGTACAGATTTTATTATTTGTCATCGTCTGGGCATACTATTTATCAAAAGGTGAAATTCACCCGAACATCTGGGTATTGGCGACTCCGCTGTTAGTGATACTTATGGTCGTTTTTGCTTTAGGGGCAGGAATGATTTTTTCTTCTCTTACGACAAAATACAAAGACCTTGGAATGTTATTAGGTTTTGGTATCAGTTTATACATGTATGCAACACCGGTTATTTACCCTGTCTCTTCATTGGTTGGCCCATTCAGAAAACTCGCCTATTACAACCCGTTAACAGGTATTTTTGAATGTTTCAAATACGGCTGGCTGGGTGTTGGAGATTTCTCTCCGCTTATGCTGGGAGTAAGTGCAGTAATTATCTTTGTACTTTTCGCAATAGGCCTCGTTATTTTCAATAAAGTTGAAAAAACATTTATGGACACCGTCTAA